One stretch of Chitinophaga pendula DNA includes these proteins:
- a CDS encoding DJ-1/PfpI family protein produces MKKILYIGCCLLLVSWQSQAQQAPAQHKRINVAVLIYPGVELMDFAGATDVFIKAGSLTKDSYHIYTIALEANAIQTEKGMIRLQPDYNSHTDYPKPDLFVIPGAAMETIAALKDSTDLLTFIRDMSARAGTTMSICTGAYLLGHAGLLKGRNATTHWFVADNFQETFPSLHLQKDVRFVEDGNIITASGITSGIDAAIYVVGKFNGPQLATIVSKAMQYVPHKEESWPKPVAGIKYVPGKNK; encoded by the coding sequence ATGAAAAAGATACTTTACATAGGCTGCTGCCTGCTGCTCGTCAGCTGGCAGTCACAGGCACAGCAGGCCCCCGCCCAACACAAACGTATCAATGTAGCAGTACTCATCTATCCGGGTGTCGAACTTATGGACTTCGCCGGCGCCACCGATGTATTCATCAAAGCAGGTAGCCTCACAAAGGATAGCTATCATATCTATACCATTGCGCTGGAAGCCAACGCTATACAGACAGAAAAAGGAATGATCCGCTTACAACCGGATTATAACAGCCACACTGACTATCCAAAACCAGACCTGTTCGTAATACCCGGCGCCGCTATGGAAACGATCGCCGCCCTCAAAGACAGTACCGATTTGCTCACATTCATCCGTGATATGTCGGCCCGCGCAGGTACGACCATGTCAATATGCACAGGCGCTTATCTCCTCGGCCATGCCGGGCTGCTCAAAGGCCGTAATGCCACCACTCACTGGTTCGTAGCCGATAATTTCCAGGAGACCTTCCCCAGCCTCCACCTGCAAAAAGACGTACGTTTCGTGGAAGATGGTAATATCATCACCGCCTCCGGTATCACTTCCGGCATCGACGCCGCTATATATGTGGTCGGTAAATTCAATGGCCCTCAGCTGGCAACCATCGTATCCAAGGCCATGCAATACGTACCGCACAAAGAAGAAAGCTGGCCCAAGCCCGTGGCAGGCATTAAATACGTACCTGGAAAAAACAAATGA